The genome window TGCACACGAGCATATAGACAAGCACAGATGTCAATCAGCCCTTCACAAACCTATATAACTAGATAGTTTTCCAGCAGATATTCCAGAGCTCCACAGACATGGAAACACTCCACAATTACTCCCATTCCCAAGAAGAACAGCCTAAAAGTCCTGAAAGACCCAAGATCCATAGCCCTCACCTCCCTCGTCACATTATCAACGCCACAGCTTCAAAGACGGATCCCCTTCAGTTTGCATTCCACGCTAAGAGAGGGGTGGATGATGCCAAACTCTAAATATTGAATGCTGTCCATGAACACCTAGAAGTCCCAAATTCTCCGGCTCCTCTTCGCGGATTTCTCGTCTgcctttaacaccatccaaccacatgctggctaaaaaaaaaaatctcaaccTGGATAATCAGCTAATTCTGTGGATCATTAAGTTTTGTACCCAAAGAACACAGAAGGTGCTGGTCAATTGAAAGATTCTCTGACATAAGATACATGTCCACTGGCTCACCACGGGGCTGGGTCCTCTCACCACTGCTTTTTATCTTGTACACAAATGATTGTAGAAGCTGCCATCCTGATCGCCATCTAGTGAAGTTTACTGACGCTGTTCTCCTTTCCCTGCTATCTGGTTCTGTCCAAGATCATGGGCCTGTCCTCAGTGAGGGTGGAAGGGTGTGATCGCTCTTTTTTGGAGCTAAATGTTTCAAAGACTAAGGAGATGTTCATTCACTTCACCAACCATGGAGGACACAGGGCTGCCAAACCAATCTGTGAGTTACCAGTTGTAGTTGTACACGAACACAAATACCTGGGCACTGTAATTAGGTGGGTCATTCTACAAAAACGTGCCATTTTAAAACTGTAAAACAATTAATTATAATTAACAATATTTAATTTAGTTGCTGTGATATGACAAAAAATGATTTGCTAGGGGTATAAAGGTCCATGTATTCATACTAAACCgttcaatacagatgtgtacCATATAAAGTCTTTAATTGTAATCAACAGTAGGCTTTTTTGCGTGCGGACCATGTTTCAAATGTGGGTTCCCACACAAATATATTAAGTGGTGAACCATATGTCAGTTTAGTCAATTAACGtcaaaaacatttgacactttcaaaatactattcccGCTGTGCATCAGCAATGCTCTCGAGAATGCACACCATGTGGTCTCATCTTGTCAACCACATGGCTAGTAATGACCAATAACATATTTCGTCGACCCTGTTACTGTCAACATTGTTACTTCTATAATACTCtaatataataaaaataaataaaagacaaaTGTAAAATAATCTCAGATGAATGTAAAATAACCTCAGATGATTGTAAAATAGAGCAATATTCCACTCAAATACATTCACGTATGGAAAAAACATTttcaacattcaacattttccATTTACGAACACTCTTAATGTAAACAGATTTATCTTTCATGATCAGAATTGATCTAAATATGACTTAAAACATTTTCAGATACAAATTGATTTCTTTGTAACAGGGTTGACaaagcacacatgcatgtttattatttgcaaaataaataaataaggtaACCCGAGATGTCATTGCATATTTTTAAGGATCTGCTTTATCCAAACAGGTGCTTCAAGACTTTTAAAACAGAAGatatttggaaagctaaatggcACGTTTTTGTAGAATGATCCAGGCACATTCAGATACAACAGTTCTAAGAACACAGTTCTACCAACTACTGACTAGAGATGCTACCATGTCGTTTGTGGCAAGTCCCCCCACTTGATGGCCATCTTGCAATGCACTTTGGGCAGTTATCGGGCAGCTATTTTGGGCACACTGCGCGTgggcaaggcttcacaacaccaaactgcgagatcacaacacattattggcacgatgtattcacaacatactacatgattggcacgatgtgttcacatgtcaacttttggcagcggaaggggcgggatatgtgtacaCAACaacgaactaaccccatacatttctatggaggagtCTTTGAGTGCTGCGTCTCATTAGAGTCTCTGATCCTACCCCTACAACTACACAGTTCCTGGGGCTTTTTTCTGTTTGCATTCCCGCACAGTAGGAACTCTGAGAGGACTTCACACACATTAGTAGCCCAATTATTTCATGGACATAAAATAACTGACACACTAAAAGCTCATGGTATCAGGAAGCATAAAAAAAGAATCAGCCTTGTTAATAACATTTCTTCTCAGTCTCTGCAGCCTTCTCATGCAGTTTTTCATGCAGATGGCGCATCTTCTTACTGCAAGACACGCAAGCTGCTTGACTTGATTCCACTTCCGAGCCTACACAACGACAGCGAATTGCAGCTTGCGTGTCATAGTTTTCTGAAGTGGTTTGTGTGTAGGATGTTAGGATGATTTTCATGTGAAATGCAATTCTCATTTCTTCTGAAAACCTAAATAAATCCGAGAATgcttatcggacatgcttggtttttactgcagtaGGCTAACATTAATCTTAGAGCCACTGGTCACCTGATTAATGTTACATCCAAAGCTAAAATAActttagcattggttgagtgatggaggctaaTTTGATTGTTGTCGTATTTGTAAAACATAAACGCAGTTATACTGAGtatattgataacagcactgtaattgtctctttcgactgtcatcccattcactttctgATCATACTGAGAGGAGCTAAGTTAGTTAGCCACAGTGCATTTAGCTAATGCCATGGTTTGCCAGTGGAAGTATGATGCATCCTTAAAAACACTGGACTGGGACAGTTCTGTTTGCTAAAACTGTTAAGCTGCTGTTGACTCGTTCACCAACACCGTCACATCATTCAGACTATCCGTGGTGGTCCTGTCAGTGCTGTCAGTGAGTGTAAACTGTTACATTAAGCTCACGAAGACTGCACATGAAATAAATGTGCGCATATGAAACAAGACTTCTGAGCTAACGTTAATTCCCAAACACTCACATATCCTGCTCCTTAGTTTTagtcttcattttttttgcctttCAACAAAGGTGCTTACACCAAGCAAAGAAGTGCATGGTTTTCAAAGGCTAATAGTAAAGTAAAAGTAATGTTTTGCTCACATAGCCCACAATGTAGACATGTGCAATGGGGGTTATCAAAGGTGAAAAGACTATACACTACTtatttagtttaaaaaaaaaaaaatactgtataagAGCCTTTCGTTAGGAAACCAGATAGTTAAGCCTATTTAAACAGATAATGTCCACCttgattagtttttaaattGTGTTGGTTAAAAATGACTATTGGCCGATATATTGGTTATCGGCTTTTGACATTCTCAAATATCGGTCTTTAAAATCCCATATCGGTCAGGCTCTACTACGCACAGGGAAAAATACCCTACCCCAAAGTAGGAGCTCAAATACTTATAGGAACTGAGGACAAATACAGAGGAACTCTTTAATCCCCAGTTCCATGCTGTCTGAATGTGTGGCAGTATTTCCTGAGGAAGCTATACTACTAAATTTATGTAATTAATTTACTTCAGAGTAAATTTGGCCTACCTTTTCTCACGCATAAGAGAAATCTCGCTCACATGCAGGGATGCCAATTATAGATCTCACAATCTGAGCAATATTGGAAAATAAATGAGCATGCTTTCTCCACCTTGACAAGAGAGTCATTTTTAGGTGTTTTTTAATTAATGTAAGCAACCACTTTGTTCTGAAAGATTAAAAAGCATGAGATTTttaaaagtgaaagtaggcctataggtgaGTAGAAAGTTTTGGGAGGGAGCGTGTGCACAAAATTGATGCATTTGAAATGCTTTTATGAACTTGAAGGCATGTTATTGTGGATGTGTTACTAAAATATGTATAAAATATTGTTGCGCATGCACCCCTGTGTCCAACCCAACCCACATCCGCATCCaacacgtaagggataatgtatagaacaccggtcattattgggaaaataaatgCGGGTCACCCGTTGGATACCCGTGGGTACCTGAACCCCTGCAggactctggtgtgtgtgtgtgtgtgtgtgtgtgtgagtgagtgagtgagagagcgtgAGCATCATCATACCTCGGCAGGTGCAGGGACTTCTTTGGGCTCGTGGCCTCGTGCCTCTTCTACAATATTCTTCTCCTCGATgggctggaaaaaaaaatatataccaaCCAGATGAGTATGGGAGTCATGTGTGAAagcctgtttgtgtttgtgtttgtgtgtgtttgtttgtgtttgtggcacCATCATACCTCGGCAGGTGCAGGGACTTCTTTGGGCTCGTGGCCTCCAACCTCTTCTAGAACATTCCTCTCCTCGTtgggctgaaaaaaaaaaaaaaaaaaaaaaaaaaacacataccaACCAGATGAGTGTGGGAgcatgtgtgaaagtgtgtgtgaaagtgtgtgtgtgtgtgtgtgtgtgaaagtgtgtgtgaaagtgtgtgtgtgtgtgtgtgtgtgtgtgtgtgaaagtgtgtgtgaaagtgtgtgtgtgtgtgtgtgtgtgaaagtgtgtgtgaaagtgtgtgtgaaagtgtgtgtgtgtgtgtgtgtgtgcgtgtgtgtgtgcatgtgtgtgtgtgcatgtgtgtgtgtgtgtgtgtgaaagtgtgtgtgaaagtgtgtgtgtgtgtgtgtgtgtgtgcgtgtgtgtgtgtgtgtgtgtgtggcaccatCATACCTCAACAGGTGCAGGGACTTCTTTGGGCTCGTAGCCTCGCGCCTCTTCTAAAACATTCCTCTCCTCGTTGGGctgagggggagaaaaaaagatgagTTTGGGAGTCATGTGTTgaagcgtgtttgtgtttgcgtgtgtgtgtgtttgcgtgtgtgtgtgtgtgtgtgtgtgtgtgcatgcgtgcgtgcgtgtgcgcgtgtgtgtgcgtgcgtcatGCAGCAGTGAAGAGAGGACAGGTTGACACTGACTACATGGGCAGACAGTGGGAAGGAATGCGACAGGAACATGAGAGGGGAGtgtgagataaagagagagagagagagagaacagaaaggaAGGGGTGAAGTGGTGAGGCGGGTGAACGAGAGCAGAGGTGGACAAAGAACAAAGATGTGGACACTCGGAGGGTCACACGGTGCTAGAGGGTAGGTGCCGTGTAAGAGAGGGGAGGGCTGGTGGAGCGACTCACCGTGACCAGCGGGTAGTCGGTGGCCGGCCGGGTCTTGCCCTGGCTGGTCTCCCGGAGGAACTGCTCAGCCACGAAGGCCTCCTTCAGGCCAGGGAACAGGTTCTCATACTCAGTAGGGTCGGCCAGAGACTCTGCTGCCTTCTGGTTCACCTTAGACAGAGACTCCCTCCACAGTTTCACCACCCTGAGCgtgcgtgcacacgcacacacacacacacacacacacacacacacacacgcaaaacagTACAACAGAGAATTGTGATGCTTTATTACAAGGAATCTCATTTCAAATCTTATTTTGAGAGACTATTCTTCGttcacattcacatacagtcACATTTTCACATCCAGTTGGATGAGAATGGGAATTGATGAAAATTAAGTGCTCCAAAACCACAAGTTATATGTAGAAGAGCTACGCTGCGTGAGCTCACCTGGACACCTGGCTGGGCAGGTAAGTACGGGCGAGGAAGGCCGCCTCAGGTAGGCGGTTGGTTCTGATGAGGAGCTCCAGGCAGTGGTCCAGTCtggggagagaaacagacacgGACACTCAGAGGAGAGTGGAACATTTATCTGAAACATTTATCTCTACAGTTTTTGATTGACTGAATCATGACCTAAACCGTTTCAACAGTGATTGTACGGCAGTTCAACACAGGACACCACCTCAGATGTAAGCAAAACTTGACTTCCGCAACTTTTCCCAATTTTCCTGAAGAGTTTGTGGATTACACCTTTGATGACTGGTCCGGATGCATATGACATGTCTTAGGAGGCTGTACCATGCATGCACGCAAACTTACTTCCCCTGCAGGAAGTAGGTCATGAATGCCACGTTGTTTTTGCCGTCGCGTTCCGCTCCCTCGGCCAGCTTGCCCACCATGGCAGCGTTGCCCGAGGCGGTGGCTAGCAGCAGCAGGCCCCCGTAGTCCTGGGCGTGGTGGAGGCACTCCTGCGCCAAACCAAACTGGCACTTGCTGATGGCCAGCTCTGCCAGCTGCTTCCACTTCTGCTCCGACtgtgggggcgggggtgggggtagggtggcgggggggggggggggggggggcagagccgTGTGAGGAGGTTTGCATTGGACTCGCCACCAGAAATAACAACGCTCACCCACTTTAAATATTGATACTTCTAAAATGCCAGTGTGCTGGCGTGTTTGCTTGAGCATTTTTTCGGTTCAAAGCAAATATGTGGCCCTCTGCAGACGGACCTGTAGATGGTTTGAACTGGCATGGGGTAGATTGAAACAGGGCCTGTGCTCACCTCGGCCTCCACAGCCAGCTGATAGGCGATCTTGAGCTCTCCCAGCTGCAGGGCCAGCTCAAACCTGTGCTCTGGGTCAGTGGACACGGCCAGAGCCTGCTGCTTGAAGCCCTggagcacaagcacacatatacattccaTTAATCAATCAATTCACCATTCACTTGTGGTCTATGGCAGAGTCCTAATAAGAGATATCCCATCAGAAACATCAACGGTGCAGCAATAAGATACTACAGATAGGATGTTTCACCTGTTTCTCCAGGAAGTGGGCCACGCGGGTCCTCTGTTCTTTGGGGATTGTGGGTAGGACCTTGTCGGCCATGCTGAAGTCTCTGCGCATGACTGCCGTTTGGTACTCCAAAACTGACACCAACAATGAATAGCTGACGATGTTCAGCTCTTTATCGCCCAAGTACAGTCGGTCATCCTTAGGGATGTAGCCCAGCAAGTACATGGTCCTaaaatcacaatcacacacacacacacacacacacacacacggagattAAGACCTCAGACTGCCTTTCCTCCAGCCTGTCCCGGTAACTATATTTTGCTGAATGAAACAGGCGGGCAATATTGCGGTCTGCAAAAGTTATTGTCGATAAGTAATTATTGTGACCGGTTTCTCATTAAAGAATGTAAAAGTATCATAATTGGTATACAAACACAACAAATCATCACAGTCCAAGTGACtgatgtcatttgtgtgacattgtttttcacattttttccgTTATAGGCGTACCTGTCCAGGTGAGCGATGGTGACGATCTCTCCTCCAACATAGTAGTTGAGTCTGTTGACAGAGCTGGTGTAGATGAAGCAATCTCCCACCCACAGGCCTGTCTTCACAATCTCCTGAATCTCCCCCAGGACCTGAGTGGAGCCagcacggacacacacggacgcgcgcgcacacacacacacacgcgcacacacacacacacgcgcacacacacacacggacacacacacggacgcgcgcgcacacacacacacacacacgcgcgcgcgcacacacacacacgcgcgcgcacacacacgcgcgcacacacacacgcgcgcacacacacacacgcgcgcgcgcacacacacacacacacacacacacggacgcaggGAAGAAAGGCAGAATATGTTTACACAGCTGGACATACAGCACATTCCATCACAGTTCACACAGTCCAACCATCAACAAGAAGAGCGGGAGAGCGGCAGATCTACAGAGATTTCCATACATCCTGACCCTTATCAAGGAAAACAGTGCAGCTTACTGTGCCACCACCAGCTTATCCTTTAGTGAGCGTGTGCGTTCCAAATCGGGTCCTTACCTCAAAAGCGTCCTCAATGCCGTCCTCGGTCACTCCCTCGTTCGTCTCCTGGGAGGTGGCCACCTTCTCGGACAGGTAGCGTAGGATGAAGAAGGACTCCTCTGTGGCGATGCACACCAGCTCTCCAGAGTCGGACCAGAAGATCTGAGAGGAGAAATAGAACCGTGAGAACCCGGCAGGATGCCAAGGGAGAACCCCTGCATACAGCAATGCATTCTAACCTTACGGGAAAGACTAGTGAGCTGTACACATGGCTATCTAAATCTCTAATGTACTCTAATCAGTGGGAATTTGAATGTGTTTGCattagtactgtatgtatgtatgtggtgtgtgtgtgtgtgtgtgtgtgtgtcgaaaaCTCACATGTTTAGGCTGGATCTCAATGCGCCGAATCAGCTCTGTGTTTTCCCAGTCATAGAAGGCCAAGCCATTCACAGAACGGACGCCCAGCAGGAAACCACCATAAAtacctgacaacacacacagagccatcgATGAGATGcatgaacatacagtacaccggTTAACAGAATAGTCTTGGTTAGCGGTTAGCAGAATAGTCTTGGTTAGCGGTTAGCAGAATAGTCTGGGTTAGcggtagggctgcacgatttggATTTTTCTGACTGATATTGCGATTGTgatatgatttttgaatgtcaattAATTGATTCAGTTCCatattccaaatgtctcttTAATTTCCCATGCTGCTTTACGCGcacaattttattcacgctgctaggcagcctggattctatggacttcgttttcacctcaacgaaggaaccaatcacagaacagagggagggcagcaagacgatgacgacacaccgaagccgttatgagctacgtacagacgcatttgatagacattcgtagcgcccaatcaacggctctgggcattcgtaaaacacgtttcaaatacgagaaaatgaatgtctagttcccagaccccctctcaatgagatgaggtctgacgttagccaggctagggtTAGCGGTGTAGTCTGGCTCATCTTACCTTCTGCACCAAAGTCAGGCTTAAAAGATTTCTTCTCCTTGAAATTCTTGAAGATTTTTACCACACTGCTGGACTCCCTGATGGCATACCTGTGGCAGGTAGGAGGTGTACACCAGACTTTTAAAAAGCAGAATAACTATAAAAACACCAAAGTGATCCACTTTGTAGGATGCACTATGACAACACTAACAAACTTGCTTatatattaaaggtgctctaagcgatgccacacattttttaggccaaaatattttttgtcacttactgcaaacatcacctcaccatccactagctgcctttgtcctgaaaacactgtAAAACAAATGCGATCCCTGTGGCagtccaggctccaaaaacagcaacaaaaacaacctgggcaaacctagcccataaaacataacaaactgttccagcaaatcacagacgagatgctcgtttaggagagtttcaattgcacgggagggagggggaggaagtagcgaggtagctctctgttttgttcgaatgtcaacagaagtgacgttacccagcaacgcttagagcacctttaacgtGATTTAGTAAAATGCTGCCAGTCTTTCATAAGACAAGCTGGAAGAACTTGTGGAGGTCACATTGGACACCTGAGACGCAGTACTTACTCTGAGGAGTCGTGGGCCCAGACAAACTCCTGTGCTGACCCGAAGCTCTTGTTCCTCAGAGCCATGGCTGTGTAGATGATGTACTCTCCGTCTCCACACACCACAACAaacctgaggacacacacaggccagaggAGGGGTCACACCCACTATGCTACACCAGGGCCATGAGAGCAGAGGGGTGCGTTCAAATGTGCAAGCATAGGCCAAAGTTTACAGCAACCGTTTTCTGCTCGTTTTTTAGTTCACCACAAACGTTTACGAACACTTTTGCAAATCAGCTGAGGAGGTAGCTCTCCATGAACATACAGGAGTGCTGGAAAAAGGTTTACCGTGATGGAATGTTTTCACAAAAATGGTTCAAATTTAACAGTTCAAAGAAAACTTGTTTGCCATGAATGTTTACGTCTGTTCAAAGAATTTGAACGCACTGCAGGAACATCTTATCTCACTCATATACAAAATTATGAAGTAATTTTTTAGTAATGGCAATGTATCTGAATGGTGACTAATGAAATGGCAGATGCTAGTTGTGTGGTTCCCATGAACTCGCCTGCCGTTGGGGTTGTGCTGGATGGTCTGAGGGTAGATCTCACAGCTGCCCATGTCTTTGACAGCCAGAGGAAGTCTCTCGCCGTCCTTAATCTCCGTGTCCCCCATGGCCTTCAGGTTGGCCTGCTGCACCTCCGAGTGTTTGGCCCAGATAATCTTTCCATTGGTGTCCATGGACATGGCTGGCTCCTCACGACCCAGCTAGATCAAACCAAAAGACAAGAGAAGACCCATAAGCCCAGTGCAATTTCAGTTCTCCAGAAAACAATGCAGAAACAAGAAAATGACTGAAAATGATGAACATGTAAGAAAGGCAGCTATTGTGTTATTTTATATTTCTGAAATGCATGACACCTCATAGCCTTAAAAATCACATGTATACTATACAGCTATACAGATCACACATGTATACTATACAGCCATAATTGACATAATGGCACTACTTCTAGATCTACAAGTTGTTTAACTCTAAGCTGGCTACttgtgtacatactgtagaaAGTTTACTGCCATCTCTGAAGGGTCAAGTTAGGTGTCTGACATTGTCAACAAATGCAACTGCCGGACATTACCTTGATGATGATGCTGCCTTCATCATAGCCCAAGGCCACGTTGTTGGAGCCACGCAGGCcgcacacgcaccacacacgcTCCATGCCATAGTTCAGCGTGCTCTCCAGGCGGTACGTACTGGAATGCCAGATACGCACCGTGCCTTTGGGGGAAGAGACGAGACCACACAGATATCAGGTCAGCACCAAGGGGACAAGTTTTTTGTGTGacaatgtgagagagacagacagacagacagagagagagagagacagagagagacagagagaaagacagagagagagagagaggactgtgtgtgtgtgtgttgattggaccataaacggccacagcaacttttctattattgtgttacatgttccaaatgtaaagcactttgagctgcattctgtgtatgaaaggtgcaatacaaaggtgctatacaaatattaaattattattattatttatgtgtgcgtgagagagagagagagagagagagagagagagagagagagagagagagagagaaaaaaaacacaccatcCTCTGAGCCTGTGATGATGATGGGCAGCTCTGGGTGGAAGCTCACACAGGACACGTTCTGAGCATGGCCCTCCAAAGTCTGCACACAGGTCTTAttctgtggagagagaggaggcaggaggggggcattttaatacatgcaagagagagaaattcAGTCTGACCATTTGACCTGATGAAGGCAGGACACCTCACCTGGTAGTCCCAGATCTTCACCAGTCTGTCGTCTGCCCCTGATATCAGGTAGGGCTTGTCTCCTCCGCTGTAGTAGTCTATGCAGTTCACTCCTTTCTCGTGGCCCTCCAGCGTGAAGTTAGGGGAGTTGGAGCCCAGCTGCCATACCTTCAACACATGAGACAGGCAGACACTGAGCACCCCTTACAAACTCAACCACTCATCCTGCAACATCACCGATtgcaagagaaagaaatagagacatgttgtttttctttgtttgttttttgcatCCACACATTTCACCTCTCAGTCCATATCGCACTCATGCACTTTGCTGGCATACTGACTCCATATACTGACATGGACATTTTCGCTCGTTTTGAATAGtttttgtaaaataaataagtaaaagtTGTCCCTTCTATACTTGTCCTCCTGTGATCTGGTTATGGCCTTTGAGCCAGGCCgtaacatgcacagacacacaggttcGCATTACTTTCATAATACACACGCAAATATACTGTACGCACTTGAATAAAATAGGATGTGTAACTGACATATAGtccagcagaaacacacacacaaacacacacaaagtaagtTCTGAAGTGCTGGGCTGGCATGCTGCTCCTTCATGAAGTACCTTAATGGTTCTATCCAGGGAAGCACTGGCAAACTGGTTGTTGTCTTTCGGGTTGATGACGATCTGCATGACGTAATGTGTGTGGCCCTCAAACACCTGACTGCACGTCCACTTCTTATCCCAGTCCCAGAGCTTGATGAGCATGTCATCTTGAGATGCggagaggagaaaaacagaATTAAGGGCAGCCTTAAAAATCTGCAAAACTTCTGATAAAAGAGGCTAATGACAGCAGTTAACAGCACGTCTGATTTCTGATGTTGCTTTCTTTTGTACCTACCGCTGCTAGTGAGGATGTAAGGCTGTGTGGGGTGGACAGCGATGCAGCGGATGTAGTCAGAGTGTGCCTCAAACATGTGAACACGCTCCAGTGTGTTGTAGTTAAATACACGAATTTGCATGTCATCCTAAAAAACAAACCCAACAATAACAATGAGaaaccacacaaaaaaaaataactcaaaatgtaatgagCATAACCACAAAGAAAACAACTTACTGCCCCAGTAATGACCCAGTTTTTCCTGGCAACAAACTTGGATGCTCGCACAGGTAAATCACAGACCTCAAAGGTCTTCACCAGGGTCTGGAAAACAGGTGCCACACACATTAAATACATAGGTAGCAACTATTAAATGGAGTGCAGGGAATGGGTGGACGGGAGTACAGAACTCACTTGTGTTTCGTGGTTCCAGACGCACACGCTGCCATTGTAAAGGCTCGCCAACATCCATGGTTCAGTCGGGTGTAGGTCAACGCTCTTGACGCGGTCTGACCGGGCCGTTAGCTTGCGCTTGATGTCCAGCCGGAGAGGCTAGAAAACAGGCAGACTTTACTCAATATAATAATCACACATATGACAGTAACAGCATCAAAGTGCATCGTATAAGCGTACTAGAAGCCTGTGATTTAATCGCGGATACATAGGCTAAATGATATTTCTAATGGGCAAATATTGGAAaacagttgtgtttgtgttttaagaCAAATCATAGCAATGAA of Alosa sapidissima isolate fAloSap1 chromosome 1, fAloSap1.pri, whole genome shotgun sequence contains these proteins:
- the copb2 gene encoding coatomer subunit beta' isoform X7, whose translation is MPLRLDIKRKLTARSDRVKSVDLHPTEPWMLASLYNGSVCVWNHETQTLVKTFEVCDLPVRASKFVARKNWVITGADDMQIRVFNYNTLERVHMFEAHSDYIRCIAVHPTQPYILTSSDDMLIKLWDWDKKWTCSQVFEGHTHYVMQIVINPKDNNQFASASLDRTIKVWQLGSNSPNFTLEGHEKGVNCIDYYSGGDKPYLISGADDRLVKIWDYQNKTCVQTLEGHAQNVSCVSFHPELPIIITGSEDGTVRIWHSSTYRLESTLNYGMERVWCVCGLRGSNNVALGYDEGSIIIKLGREEPAMSMDTNGKIIWAKHSEVQQANLKAMGDTEIKDGERLPLAVKDMGSCEIYPQTIQHNPNGRFVVVCGDGEYIIYTAMALRNKSFGSAQEFVWAHDSSEYAIRESSSVVKIFKNFKEKKSFKPDFGAEGIYGGFLLGVRSVNGLAFYDWENTELIRRIEIQPKHIFWSDSGELVCIATEESFFILRYLSEKVATSQETNEGVTEDGIEDAFEVLGEIQEIVKTGLWVGDCFIYTSSVNRLNYYVGGEIVTIAHLDRTMYLLGYIPKDDRLYLGDKELNIVSYSLLVSVLEYQTAVMRRDFSMADKVLPTIPKEQRTRVAHFLEKQGFKQQALAVSTDPEHRFELALQLGELKIAYQLAVEAESEQKWKQLAELAISKCQFGLAQECLHHAQDYGGLLLLATASGNAAMVGKLAEGAERDGKNNVAFMTYFLQGKLDHCLELLIRTNRLPEAAFLARTYLPSQVSRVVKLWRESLSKVNQKAAESLADPTEYENLFPGLKEAFVAEQFLRETSQGKTRPATDYPLVTPNEERNVLEEARGYEPKEVPAPVEPIEEKNIVEEARGHEPKEVPAPAEILDELEDDLDNMELDDIDTTDVNLDDDFLDD
- the copb2 gene encoding coatomer subunit beta' isoform X1, encoding MPLRLDIKRKLTARSDRVKSVDLHPTEPWMLASLYNGSVCVWNHETQTLVKTFEVCDLPVRASKFVARKNWVITGADDMQIRVFNYNTLERVHMFEAHSDYIRCIAVHPTQPYILTSSDDMLIKLWDWDKKWTCSQVFEGHTHYVMQIVINPKDNNQFASASLDRTIKVWQLGSNSPNFTLEGHEKGVNCIDYYSGGDKPYLISGADDRLVKIWDYQNKTCVQTLEGHAQNVSCVSFHPELPIIITGSEDGTVRIWHSSTYRLESTLNYGMERVWCVCGLRGSNNVALGYDEGSIIIKLGREEPAMSMDTNGKIIWAKHSEVQQANLKAMGDTEIKDGERLPLAVKDMGSCEIYPQTIQHNPNGRFVVVCGDGEYIIYTAMALRNKSFGSAQEFVWAHDSSEYAIRESSSVVKIFKNFKEKKSFKPDFGAEGIYGGFLLGVRSVNGLAFYDWENTELIRRIEIQPKHIFWSDSGELVCIATEESFFILRYLSEKVATSQETNEGVTEDGIEDAFEVLGEIQEIVKTGLWVGDCFIYTSSVNRLNYYVGGEIVTIAHLDRTMYLLGYIPKDDRLYLGDKELNIVSYSLLVSVLEYQTAVMRRDFSMADKVLPTIPKEQRTRVAHFLEKQGFKQQALAVSTDPEHRFELALQLGELKIAYQLAVEAESEQKWKQLAELAISKCQFGLAQECLHHAQDYGGLLLLATASGNAAMVGKLAEGAERDGKNNVAFMTYFLQGKLDHCLELLIRTNRLPEAAFLARTYLPSQVSRVVKLWRESLSKVNQKAAESLADPTEYENLFPGLKEAFVAEQFLRETSQGKTRPATDYPLVTPNEERNVLEEARGYEPKEVPAPVEPNEERNVLEEVGGHEPKEVPAPAEPIEEKNIVEEARGHEPKEVPAPAEQVSVQQTEPLEAEPVAEAPLVEVPAVQAPVVEAPAVGASMFASVMAAVAAPVAAAVAAVSAPTPEPAAEEEAAEEEEEEAAEASMFASVMAAVAAPVAAAVAAVSAPTPEPAAEEEEEAVVEVPVEEVAAPVKEVAPTEEEVASAEKDVAPAEKDVAPTKEEVAPVEEEVAPVEEEVAPVEEEVAPVEEEVAPVVVEVAPVEEEVAPVEEEVAPVVAEVAPVVDIVAPVVDVVAPVVEVVAPVDGVVAPEEEKTPTAAAATAAAAAADDLEDDEILDELEDDLDNMELDDIDTTDVNLDDDFLDD